In Actinomadura citrea, a single window of DNA contains:
- the galU gene encoding UTP--glucose-1-phosphate uridylyltransferase GalU encodes MADIAPVLKAVVPAAGLGTRFLPATKATPKEMLPIVDKPAIQYVVEEAVDAGLTDVLMVTGRSKRSIEDHFDRAYELEEALRAKGDDERLEAVHESSDLAIMHYVRQGEPRGLGHAVHCARQHVGREPFAVLLGDDMIDARDKLLQRMIEVRGQHGGSVIALMEVEPDQVSAYGCAAIEATDEEDVVRISDLVEKPAAEEAPSNWIIIGRYVCDPAVFDVLEKTPPGRGGEIQLTDALRTLADMPADQGGGVYGVKFRGRRYDTGNKLEYLRTVVQFAAERPDLAPEFLPWLREFVRTQDGVGDTTDS; translated from the coding sequence ATGGCCGACATTGCACCAGTGCTCAAAGCGGTCGTCCCGGCGGCCGGCCTCGGTACCCGATTCTTGCCCGCGACCAAGGCGACTCCCAAGGAAATGCTGCCGATCGTCGACAAACCGGCGATCCAGTACGTCGTGGAGGAGGCGGTCGACGCCGGGCTGACCGACGTCCTGATGGTCACCGGGCGCAGCAAGCGGTCCATCGAGGACCACTTCGACCGAGCGTACGAGCTGGAGGAGGCGCTGCGCGCCAAGGGCGACGACGAACGCCTGGAGGCCGTGCACGAGTCCAGCGATCTGGCGATCATGCACTACGTCCGGCAGGGCGAGCCGCGCGGCCTCGGGCACGCGGTGCACTGCGCCCGCCAGCACGTCGGCCGCGAGCCGTTCGCGGTGCTGCTCGGCGACGACATGATCGACGCTCGTGACAAGCTGCTGCAGCGCATGATCGAGGTGCGCGGCCAGCACGGCGGCAGCGTCATCGCGCTGATGGAGGTCGAGCCCGATCAGGTGTCGGCGTACGGGTGCGCGGCCATCGAGGCGACGGACGAGGAGGACGTCGTCCGCATCTCCGACCTCGTGGAGAAGCCCGCCGCCGAGGAGGCCCCCAGCAACTGGATCATCATCGGCCGCTACGTCTGCGACCCCGCGGTGTTCGACGTCCTGGAGAAGACCCCGCCCGGCCGCGGCGGCGAGATCCAGCTGACCGACGCGCTGCGCACCCTCGCCGACATGCCCGCCGACCAGGGCGGCGGCGTCTACGGGGTCAAGTTCCGGGGCCGCCGCTACGACACCGGCAACAAGCTGGAGTACCTGCGGACGGTCGTCCAGTTCGCGGCGGAACGGCCCGACCTGGCGCCGGAGTTCCTGCCGTGGCTGCGGGAATTCGTCCGGACGCAGGACGGCGTGGGCGACACAACGGATTCGTGA
- the glp gene encoding gephyrin-like molybdotransferase Glp has product MRTVDEHLTEILGSVAPLPPLELALLEAHGSVLAESVSAPMPLPPFDNSAMDGYAVVAADIAAATEAGPVSLPVVGDIVAGDSGVSAIRPGLTARIMTGAPLPAGADAVIPVEWTDGGNATVRISRAAPPGNYIRRAGEDVLAGQVVAEAGARITAAQIGMLAAVGRSRVTVRPKPRIVVVSTGDELREPGTSLAPGQIWESNSFMLTAAVVEAGGTGFRQATVQDEPAKVLEMLHDQLVRADAIVTTGGVSMGTRDVVKEVLTGTGTVAFHKVRMRPGKPQGFGLLEGVPVFTLPGNPVSAYVSFQVFVRPALRVMQGLPPEPLPTVSAVVAEDIKSPAGLRHFLRGRLSFTRGFYTVTAAGVQGSHQLGSLSSANALIEIPEDVEAMPAGSHVEVMRLPS; this is encoded by the coding sequence ATGAGAACGGTCGACGAGCATCTGACGGAGATCCTCGGCAGCGTGGCACCGCTGCCGCCGCTCGAGCTGGCGCTGCTGGAGGCGCACGGCTCGGTGCTCGCCGAGTCCGTGTCCGCGCCGATGCCGCTGCCGCCGTTCGACAACTCCGCGATGGACGGCTACGCCGTCGTCGCGGCCGACATCGCGGCGGCCACCGAGGCCGGTCCCGTCTCGCTGCCCGTCGTCGGCGACATCGTCGCGGGCGACTCCGGCGTGTCGGCGATCCGGCCGGGCCTGACCGCCCGGATCATGACGGGCGCGCCGCTGCCGGCCGGCGCCGACGCCGTGATCCCCGTCGAGTGGACGGACGGCGGCAACGCCACCGTCCGGATCTCGCGCGCCGCCCCGCCGGGCAACTACATCCGGCGGGCGGGGGAGGACGTCCTCGCCGGGCAGGTCGTCGCCGAGGCCGGCGCCCGGATCACCGCCGCGCAGATCGGCATGCTCGCGGCGGTCGGGCGGTCCCGGGTGACCGTCCGGCCGAAACCGCGCATCGTGGTCGTCTCCACGGGCGACGAACTGCGCGAGCCGGGCACCTCCCTGGCACCCGGCCAGATCTGGGAGTCCAACAGCTTCATGCTCACCGCCGCCGTGGTCGAGGCAGGGGGAACGGGCTTCCGGCAGGCCACGGTGCAGGACGAACCCGCCAAGGTCTTGGAGATGCTCCACGACCAGCTCGTCCGGGCCGACGCCATCGTCACCACCGGGGGCGTCTCCATGGGCACCAGGGACGTCGTCAAGGAAGTGCTCACCGGCACCGGGACCGTGGCCTTCCACAAGGTGCGGATGCGGCCCGGCAAGCCGCAGGGGTTCGGCCTCCTGGAAGGCGTTCCCGTCTTCACGCTCCCGGGCAACCCCGTCAGCGCGTACGTGTCGTTCCAGGTGTTCGTCCGTCCCGCCCTGCGTGTCATGCAGGGGTTGCCACCCGAACCGCTCCCCACGGTGAGCGCCGTTGTCGCCGAGGACATCAAGTCGCCCGCGGGGCTCCGCCACTTCCTGCGGGGGAGACTCTCGTTCACCCGGGGCTTCTACACCGTCACGGCGGCCGGCGTGCAGGGCTCGCACCAGCTCGGGTCCCTGTCGTCCGCGAACGCGCTCATCGAGATTCCGGAGGACGTCGAAGCCATGCCCGCCGGTTCGCACGTCGAGGTCATGAGGTTGCCATCATGA
- the moaC gene encoding cyclic pyranopterin monophosphate synthase MoaC yields MGSEFTHLDDKGSARMVDVSSKNVSSRTATATGFVRLSPECVDLLRAGDIPKGDALSVARIAGIMGAKRVPDLVPLCHPIALHGVTVDLAIDDDGVAITAVTRTADRTGVEMEALTSVTVAALALVDMVKAVDPAAVITDVRVEEKTGGKTGVWRR; encoded by the coding sequence ATGGGGTCTGAGTTCACCCATCTGGACGACAAGGGATCGGCCCGCATGGTCGACGTGTCGTCGAAGAACGTCTCGTCCCGGACGGCGACGGCGACGGGGTTCGTCCGCCTGTCGCCCGAATGCGTCGACCTCCTGCGCGCCGGCGACATCCCCAAGGGCGACGCGCTGTCCGTCGCCCGCATCGCCGGGATCATGGGGGCCAAGCGCGTGCCCGACCTCGTCCCGCTGTGCCACCCGATCGCGCTGCACGGCGTCACCGTCGACCTCGCCATCGACGACGACGGTGTCGCGATCACGGCCGTCACCCGCACCGCCGACCGCACCGGCGTGGAGATGGAGGCGCTCACCTCCGTCACGGTCGCCGCGCTCGCGCTGGTCGACATGGTGAAGGCCGTCGACCCCGCCGCCGTGATCACCGACGTCCGGGTCGAGGAGAAGACCGGCGGCAAGACCGGCGTGTGGCGCCGGTGA
- a CDS encoding MogA/MoaB family molybdenum cofactor biosynthesis protein, translated as MAVTVSNRAAAGVYEDRSGPVLVEMLEDIGCQVDGPVVVPDGEPVTGVLRDAVAAGYDVVVTSGGTGLTPTDQTPEMTRPVLEREVPGIAEAIRLEGREKVPAAILSRGLAGIAGRTLIVNLPGSTGGVRDGMTVLARVLPHAVDQINGGDHPRG; from the coding sequence ATGGCGGTCACCGTCTCCAACCGCGCCGCGGCCGGCGTCTACGAGGACAGGTCCGGCCCGGTGCTGGTCGAGATGCTGGAGGACATCGGCTGCCAGGTGGACGGCCCCGTCGTCGTCCCGGACGGCGAACCGGTCACCGGCGTCCTGCGCGACGCGGTCGCCGCGGGCTACGACGTCGTCGTCACGTCCGGCGGGACCGGCCTCACCCCGACCGACCAGACCCCCGAGATGACCCGGCCGGTCCTCGAACGGGAGGTCCCGGGCATCGCCGAGGCCATCCGCCTGGAGGGCCGCGAGAAGGTGCCCGCCGCGATCCTGTCGCGCGGCCTCGCCGGCATCGCGGGCCGCACCCTCATCGTCAACCTGCCCGGCTCGACCGGCGGCGTCCGCGACGGCATGACCGTCCTGGCCCGCGTCCTGCCCCACGCGGTGGACCAGATCAACGGCGGCGACCACCCGCGGGGCTAG
- a CDS encoding DeoR/GlpR family DNA-binding transcription regulator — protein sequence MTTSPDSRPPAGKGAGVTRHERWNALLELLADAGRLTVEEASLRVGVSAATIRRDFDQLAQQQMLTRTRGGAVAQSVSYDLPLRYKAARHASEKQRIAAATAELAEPGSIIGLNGGTTTSEVARALATRADLHAEGPTPAITIVTNALNIGNELAVRPHVKIVLTGGVPRPQSYELTGPLATGIFDHVTLDVAVIGVNGLTARHGATCHNEGEAVVNRLMAERADRVVVVADGSKIGHRAFARICGTDEIDVLVTDATAPESELAAFTEAGVHVIRA from the coding sequence ATGACCACGTCCCCGGACTCCCGTCCACCCGCCGGAAAGGGGGCCGGTGTGACCCGGCACGAGCGCTGGAACGCGCTGCTCGAACTGCTCGCGGACGCCGGGCGGCTGACCGTCGAGGAGGCGTCCCTGCGCGTCGGGGTGTCGGCCGCGACGATCCGCCGCGACTTCGACCAGCTCGCGCAGCAGCAGATGCTGACCCGCACGCGCGGCGGCGCCGTCGCGCAGAGCGTCAGCTACGACCTGCCGCTGCGGTACAAGGCGGCGCGGCACGCGTCGGAGAAGCAGCGGATCGCGGCGGCGACCGCGGAGCTGGCCGAACCGGGGTCGATCATCGGGCTGAACGGCGGGACGACGACCTCGGAGGTCGCCCGGGCCCTCGCCACGCGCGCCGACCTGCACGCCGAGGGGCCGACCCCGGCGATCACGATCGTGACGAACGCGCTGAACATCGGCAACGAGCTGGCCGTCCGGCCGCACGTGAAGATCGTCCTGACGGGCGGGGTGCCGCGCCCGCAGTCCTACGAGCTGACGGGGCCGCTCGCCACCGGCATCTTCGACCACGTGACGCTGGACGTGGCGGTCATCGGGGTGAACGGGCTGACCGCGCGGCACGGCGCGACCTGCCACAACGAGGGCGAGGCGGTCGTGAACCGGCTGATGGCCGAGCGCGCCGACCGGGTGGTCGTGGTGGCGGACGGCTCCAAGATCGGGCACCGTGCGTTCGCCCGCATCTGCGGCACCGACGAGATCGACGTCCTGGTGACGGACGCGACGGCCCCCGAGTCCGAACTCGCCGCGTTCACCGAGGCCGGCGTCCACGTCATCCGCGCCTAG
- the nagA gene encoding N-acetylglucosamine-6-phosphate deacetylase, which translates to MAKPDDEGAVSLTNARIVLPDGVRDGALHIAGGTIAAAPGPGSGEVIDLAGRHVVPGFVDMHVHGGAGASYQLGRPDEAHRAASFHLAHGTTTTMASLVTGDPEELAGAVEGLADLAADGVIAGVHLEGPYLAPSRCGAHDPALLRDPDPAEFRRIVRLGRGHVRMITLAPELPGALDLVREAVDAGVIAAVGHTDGTGRSARAAFDAGARVATHLFNAMRPLHHREGGPVAAALNDPRVTVELINDGVHVDPAVARLVFAATPRVALITDAMAAAGMGDGDYRLGVMDVEVRDGRAVLAGGTSIAGSTITMADAFRRAVADLGLPVERAAEAASLTPARALGIDARVGSLEPGKDADLVVLDDDLRVDWVMKRGRRL; encoded by the coding sequence ATGGCGAAGCCGGACGATGAGGGCGCCGTTTCCTTGACCAACGCGCGGATCGTCCTCCCGGACGGCGTCCGCGACGGCGCCCTCCACATCGCCGGCGGCACGATCGCGGCCGCTCCGGGCCCCGGCTCCGGCGAAGTGATCGACCTCGCCGGACGGCACGTCGTGCCCGGCTTCGTGGACATGCACGTCCACGGCGGTGCGGGCGCCTCCTACCAGCTCGGACGCCCGGACGAGGCCCACCGGGCCGCCTCCTTCCACCTCGCGCACGGCACCACCACCACGATGGCGAGCCTCGTCACCGGCGACCCGGAGGAACTGGCCGGTGCCGTCGAGGGCCTGGCCGACCTCGCCGCCGACGGCGTGATCGCGGGCGTCCACCTGGAGGGCCCCTACCTGGCCCCCTCGCGCTGCGGCGCGCACGACCCGGCGCTCCTGCGCGACCCGGACCCCGCCGAGTTCCGCCGCATCGTCCGCCTCGGCCGCGGGCACGTCCGCATGATCACCCTCGCGCCCGAGCTGCCGGGCGCCCTCGACCTCGTCCGGGAGGCGGTGGACGCGGGCGTGATCGCGGCCGTCGGCCACACCGACGGCACCGGCCGGTCGGCCCGGGCGGCGTTCGACGCGGGCGCGCGCGTGGCGACGCACCTGTTCAACGCGATGCGCCCGCTGCACCACCGCGAGGGCGGGCCGGTCGCCGCCGCCCTGAACGACCCCCGGGTCACCGTGGAGCTGATCAACGACGGCGTCCACGTGGACCCCGCCGTGGCCCGCCTCGTGTTCGCCGCCACGCCCCGCGTCGCGCTCATCACCGACGCGATGGCCGCCGCCGGGATGGGCGACGGCGACTACCGCCTCGGCGTGATGGACGTCGAGGTCCGCGACGGCCGCGCCGTCCTCGCGGGCGGGACGTCCATCGCGGGCAGCACGATCACCATGGCGGACGCCTTCCGCCGCGCCGTCGCCGACCTCGGCCTGCCGGTCGAGCGCGCCGCCGAGGCCGCGTCCCTCACCCCGGCGCGCGCTCTCGGCATCGACGCGCGCGTCGGGTCACTGGAGCCCGGCAAGGACGCCGACCTGGTCGTCCTGGACGACGACCTGCGCGTCGACTGGGTGATGAAACGGGGCCGACGCCTGTGA
- a CDS encoding GNAT family N-acetyltransferase codes for MERLRGWPVTLTEGPVGLRPLRHRDAAVWRDLRVRNADWLRPWEPTNPETPLFRSGLGPYVSMVHTMRREARHGLALPWVVTHEGDFAGQLTIGAVVWGSARSAQIGYWVDRRVAGRGVIPTAVALAVDHCFFTVGLHRLEANIRPENTASRRVVEKLGFREEGIRRRHLHIDGAWRDHICYALTVEDVPGGLRARWLADRKQAFPRRT; via the coding sequence GTGGAACGTTTGCGGGGATGGCCGGTCACCTTGACCGAGGGCCCTGTAGGGCTGCGCCCGCTGCGGCACCGCGACGCCGCCGTCTGGCGCGATCTGCGGGTCCGCAACGCCGACTGGCTCCGCCCCTGGGAGCCCACCAACCCCGAGACGCCGCTGTTCCGCAGCGGCCTCGGACCGTACGTCAGCATGGTCCACACCATGCGCCGCGAGGCCCGCCACGGCCTCGCCCTTCCGTGGGTCGTCACCCACGAGGGCGATTTCGCCGGTCAGCTCACCATCGGCGCGGTCGTCTGGGGTTCGGCCCGGTCCGCGCAGATCGGCTACTGGGTCGACAGGCGCGTCGCCGGCCGCGGCGTCATTCCCACCGCCGTCGCCCTCGCCGTCGACCACTGTTTCTTCACCGTCGGCCTGCACCGCCTCGAAGCCAATATCCGTCCGGAGAACACCGCGAGCCGCCGCGTCGTCGAAAAACTCGGATTCCGCGAAGAGGGAATTCGGCGCCGCCATCTGCACATCGACGGCGCCTGGCGCGACCACATCTGCTACGCCCTCACCGTCGAGGACGTGCCCGGTGGCCTGCGCGCCCGCTGGCTGGCAGACCGGAAACAGGCATTTCCCCGGCGCACCTGA